One Rhizobiales bacterium GAS188 DNA window includes the following coding sequences:
- a CDS encoding transcriptional regulator, ArsR family, whose translation MGLREHMNLPVKPERSFLHINPERDFGVIRGLASPVRIRILKALRRLGPMNINQIADALKLPQSTIATNIQVLEEADLILTQIGKATKGQQKICSARFDEIVVRLDGEPPKRKDNIIEVEMPLGLYTSYNVSVPCGMCSRQAIIGFLDVPDLFLDPGRVKAALLWFGRGYVEYKFPNNAKALKAEIEAIEIIMELSSEVPGTNADWPSDISLWVNDLKVGTWTSPGDFGDRRGTYTPRWWKLEGSQYGELTRWRISEKGTFLGGRKLSDITLADLKTADHHSIRLRIGIDENASHPGGVNIFGKGFGNHDHDILMRLHLKPR comes from the coding sequence CATGAACCTCCCGGTCAAACCCGAACGCAGCTTCCTGCACATCAACCCCGAGCGGGATTTCGGCGTCATCAGGGGGCTGGCATCGCCGGTGCGTATCCGTATCCTCAAGGCGCTGAGGCGTCTCGGGCCCATGAACATCAATCAGATCGCGGACGCACTGAAGCTGCCGCAATCGACCATCGCCACCAACATCCAGGTGCTGGAAGAGGCGGACCTGATTCTCACCCAGATCGGCAAGGCGACCAAAGGGCAGCAGAAGATCTGCTCGGCCCGCTTCGACGAAATCGTGGTCCGTCTCGACGGCGAGCCGCCCAAGCGCAAGGACAATATCATCGAGGTCGAGATGCCGCTCGGCCTCTACACCAGCTACAATGTCAGCGTTCCCTGCGGCATGTGCTCGAGGCAGGCCATCATCGGCTTTCTCGACGTGCCGGATCTGTTCCTCGATCCGGGCCGGGTGAAGGCAGCGCTCCTCTGGTTTGGGCGCGGCTATGTCGAATACAAGTTCCCCAACAACGCCAAGGCGCTGAAGGCTGAGATCGAGGCCATTGAGATCATCATGGAGCTATCCTCGGAGGTGCCCGGCACCAATGCGGACTGGCCCTCCGACATCAGCCTCTGGGTGAACGACCTCAAGGTCGGCACCTGGACGTCGCCGGGAGATTTCGGCGACCGGCGTGGCACCTACACGCCACGCTGGTGGAAGCTCGAAGGCTCCCAATATGGCGAGTTGACGCGCTGGCGGATTTCGGAAAAAGGCACCTTCCTCGGCGGTCGCAAGCTCTCGGATATCACGCTCGCGGACCTGAAAACCGCCGATCATCACTCCATCCGTTTGCGGATCGGCATCGACGAGAACGCCTCACATCCCGGAGGCGTGAACATCTTCGGCAAGGGTTTCGGCAACCACGATCACGACATCCTGATGCGATTGCATCTGAAGCCTCGATAG
- a CDS encoding transcriptional regulator, LysR family: protein MRRTDLRHVDLNLLLVLHNLLETRSTVATAQRLNMSQPAVSRALARLRLLFDDKLLVKGAGSMLPTERALVLSNPLIGVLNGLEEFLEAPRFSPVTTERVFRIATTDYGALALLPNLLRLVATEAPRSAIEISAFSREAFRCLATGELELVLFSSGTAPSNLHSCHLFTDDYASAIRRGHPAAAHLRDGEMRLDAYLAYSHILVSVFGDRTGVVDEALVQIGRRRKIAAQLPYFATAALMTASTDAILTLPGRAMRQLSDANNLITFRPPLQIKSFDYRMIWHERSSADFGAVWLREKMAQAAATPL from the coding sequence ATGCGTCGTACGGATTTACGCCATGTCGATCTGAACCTTCTCCTGGTGCTCCACAATTTGCTGGAGACCCGCAGCACCGTGGCAACGGCGCAGCGCCTCAATATGAGTCAACCGGCAGTGAGCCGCGCCCTGGCGCGGCTACGGCTTTTGTTCGACGACAAGCTCTTGGTGAAGGGCGCCGGCTCAATGTTGCCGACCGAACGCGCCCTTGTGCTGTCCAACCCGCTCATCGGCGTTCTGAATGGGCTGGAGGAGTTTCTCGAAGCGCCGCGGTTTTCGCCGGTGACGACCGAGCGAGTTTTTCGAATTGCCACTACGGACTATGGCGCACTGGCCCTTCTGCCGAATCTGCTCAGGTTGGTCGCGACCGAAGCGCCCAGATCGGCAATCGAGATATCCGCATTCTCTCGCGAGGCATTCCGCTGCCTCGCGACGGGGGAGCTGGAACTGGTATTGTTCAGCAGCGGCACCGCGCCATCGAACCTCCATAGTTGCCACCTGTTCACGGACGATTATGCGAGCGCGATCAGGCGTGGCCACCCGGCAGCAGCGCATTTGCGTGACGGGGAGATGCGGCTGGATGCCTATCTCGCCTATTCGCATATTCTCGTCAGCGTTTTCGGCGATCGAACCGGCGTCGTCGATGAGGCGCTCGTTCAAATCGGCCGGCGTCGAAAGATCGCGGCGCAGTTGCCCTATTTCGCAACGGCCGCCCTGATGACGGCGTCGACCGATGCCATTCTCACTTTGCCAGGGCGGGCAATGCGGCAGCTGTCGGACGCGAACAACCTCATCACTTTCCGGCCTCCGCTCCAGATCAAGAGCTTCGACTACCGCATGATCTGGCACGAGCGCTCCAGCGCCGATTTCGGAGCTGTCTGGCTGCGCGAGAAGATGGCCCAGGCCGCGGCAACTCCGCTGTAA
- a CDS encoding SnoaL-like domain-containing protein: MRSMQTHNGVSSIEVAPATSERGFNPGATQEFFDRQEIMELVRLERFWRDQCKWDRLAAAYTEDSEVCTTWFRGTGAEFAAASREMYQVRGARGKHMIWPASVRINGDRAICESPGTIYSRSIFNGVEVDLMNYARFHSLVVRTNAGWRLKTFTGIYQKDTMTPVNSTESLPVDWDELKTFRTSYRFLSYSLMQRGYVVPQDLPGDDRPDIVNAHCAKADRWLETGEAPFPQRS, translated from the coding sequence GTGAGGTCAATGCAAACCCATAACGGAGTGTCTTCGATTGAGGTAGCTCCTGCCACAAGCGAGCGCGGCTTCAATCCGGGCGCCACCCAGGAATTCTTCGACCGTCAGGAGATCATGGAGCTTGTAAGGCTCGAGAGGTTCTGGCGAGACCAGTGCAAATGGGATAGGCTCGCCGCCGCCTATACAGAGGATTCCGAGGTCTGCACAACTTGGTTCCGCGGAACGGGCGCCGAGTTCGCGGCTGCGTCTCGCGAAATGTACCAGGTTCGCGGCGCTCGCGGAAAACACATGATCTGGCCGGCGTCGGTTCGGATCAACGGCGATCGTGCGATCTGCGAGAGTCCCGGAACGATCTATTCACGCAGCATATTCAATGGAGTCGAAGTCGACCTCATGAACTACGCCCGCTTTCATTCGCTTGTCGTTCGGACGAATGCCGGCTGGCGGTTGAAAACCTTCACGGGTATCTACCAAAAAGACACGATGACCCCTGTGAACTCGACTGAAAGCCTGCCGGTCGATTGGGATGAGCTCAAGACTTTCAGGACATCGTATCGCTTCCTGTCGTACTCGCTCATGCAGCGCGGATATGTCGTCCCGCAAGATCTTCCGGGCGATGATCGCCCCGATATCGTCAATGCCCATTGTGCGAAGGCGGATCGCTGGCTCGAAACCGGAGAGGCACCATTCCCGCAGCGCTCATGA